A genomic window from Agreia sp. COWG includes:
- a CDS encoding exonuclease domain-containing protein, which yields MTDPIQPELFSLDDTVASDDAVVPWWHRLAVFDLETTGIDVETSRIVTANVSVIGADGQPLSRLDWLANPGIAIPEQATAVHGITTARAVAEGRPAPLVVFEIVEALRALLAEGTPVVIYNAPYDLTLLHREALRYGIEPLESPRPIVDPLVIDKAVDRYRKGKRTLEAAALTHGVELLDAHDAGADAIAAGRIAQALARTHDVVSASSIAELHTSQIGWFRDQAESFQQYMRRTHNPEFVARTEWPVG from the coding sequence TGGTGGCATCGCCTCGCCGTCTTCGACCTCGAGACCACGGGCATCGATGTGGAGACGAGCCGCATCGTCACGGCGAACGTCAGCGTCATCGGAGCCGATGGGCAGCCCCTGTCTCGTCTCGATTGGCTGGCGAATCCGGGAATAGCGATCCCCGAGCAGGCGACGGCCGTTCACGGCATCACCACGGCACGAGCGGTAGCCGAGGGTCGTCCCGCTCCCCTGGTCGTCTTCGAGATCGTCGAGGCCCTGCGCGCGCTGCTCGCCGAGGGAACGCCGGTGGTCATCTACAACGCGCCCTACGATCTCACTCTCCTGCATCGTGAGGCCCTGCGGTACGGCATAGAGCCGCTCGAGTCGCCCCGACCCATCGTCGACCCCCTCGTCATCGACAAGGCCGTCGATCGCTACCGCAAGGGCAAGCGCACCCTCGAGGCCGCGGCGCTGACCCACGGGGTAGAGCTGCTCGATGCCCATGACGCCGGGGCCGATGCGATCGCAGCCGGCCGCATCGCGCAAGCTCTGGCCCGTACCCATGACGTCGTGTCGGCCTCATCGATCGCCGAGCTCCACACCAGCCAGATCGGGTGGTTCCGAGACCAGGCCGAGAGCTTTCAGCAATACATGCGCCGCACGCACAACCCCGAGTTCGTTGCGCGCACCGAGTGGCCCGTCGGCTGA
- a CDS encoding type B 50S ribosomal protein L31 gives MKTDIHPNYAPVVFRDLASGATFLTRSTVGSSKTIEWEDGTTYPVIDVEISSESHPFYTGKQRIMDSAGRVEKFNSRYKGFGA, from the coding sequence ATGAAGACAGACATCCACCCGAACTACGCTCCGGTTGTCTTCCGCGATCTCGCCTCGGGCGCGACCTTCCTGACCCGTTCGACGGTCGGAAGCTCGAAGACCATCGAGTGGGAAGACGGAACCACGTACCCCGTGATCGACGTCGAGATCTCTTCCGAGTCGCACCCGTTCTACACCGGCAAGCAGCGCATCATGGACTCGGCTGGCCGAGTCGAGAAGTTCAACAGCCGGTACAAGGGCTTCGGCGCCTAA
- a CDS encoding ABC transporter ATP-binding protein, with protein sequence MPVVLQLSDVSVVRDGNPILENLDWTVEGDERWVILGPNGAGKTTLLQIAAAMSHPSTGTATVLDGKLGQVDVFELRPRVGFASSAMARRFPADETVLNVVLTAAYSVMGRWNEDYEEVDLRRAQRVLAEWKLDHLANRLFGSLSDGEQKRVQIARSVMTDPELLLLDEPAASLDLGAREELLQLLGGYASSPDSPAIVMVTHHVEEIPRGFTNALLVADGRIVAAGPLSEVLTEENLTTTFGLPISLDQNDGRYSARAI encoded by the coding sequence ATGCCCGTGGTACTCCAGCTGTCCGATGTGTCCGTCGTGCGCGACGGCAACCCCATTCTCGAGAACCTCGACTGGACGGTGGAGGGGGACGAACGATGGGTCATCCTCGGACCGAATGGCGCGGGCAAGACCACCCTGCTGCAGATCGCGGCGGCGATGAGCCATCCGTCCACCGGTACTGCGACCGTACTCGACGGCAAGCTCGGACAGGTCGACGTGTTCGAGCTTCGGCCGAGGGTCGGCTTCGCCTCCAGCGCCATGGCGCGTCGCTTCCCGGCCGACGAGACGGTGCTGAACGTGGTGCTGACCGCGGCCTATTCGGTGATGGGGCGATGGAACGAGGATTACGAGGAGGTCGACCTTCGTCGGGCCCAGCGGGTTCTGGCGGAGTGGAAGCTCGACCATCTCGCCAACCGACTATTCGGTTCGCTCAGTGATGGCGAGCAGAAGCGGGTGCAGATCGCGCGTTCGGTGATGACCGACCCCGAACTTCTGTTGCTTGACGAGCCGGCGGCGAGCCTCGATCTGGGCGCTCGAGAGGAACTCCTGCAGCTGCTCGGCGGCTACGCGAGCTCGCCCGACTCGCCGGCGATCGTGATGGTCACCCACCACGTCGAAGAGATTCCCCGCGGCTTCACGAACGCTCTGCTCGTGGCCGACGGGCGTATCGTCGCTGCGGGGCCGCTCTCCGAGGTGCTGACAGAGGAGAATCTGACGACGACGTTCGGCCTGCCTATCTCGCTGGACCAGAACGACGGCCGATACTCCGCCCGGGCCATCTGA
- the glgA gene encoding glycogen synthase, translating to MRVDVISREYPPEVYGGAGVHVAELVKALRTSVDVIVRAFGEPRQEAGVFSYGTPAGLADANPALKTLGTDLEIANDVFGADVVHSHTWYANAAGQIASRLHGIPHVVTAHSLEPLRPWKAEQLGGGYRLSSWIEKTSFESADAVIAVSHGMRADILRSYPSLDPEKVSVVYNGIDLEKWHPVEDDDVLRELGIEPDRPTVVFVGRITRQKGLPYLLRAIERLSPDVQVVLCAGAPDTPEILEEVASGVRELQKTRSGIVWIDRLLDQRSLSVVLTSATVFVCPSVYEPLGIVNLEAMACGLPVVGTATGGIPEVVDDGVTGVLVPIDQVQDGTGTPVDSEQFVADLADGLTRVLADRDEAHAMGLAGRLRAQREFSWHQIAIETERIYRSLL from the coding sequence ATGCGAGTCGACGTAATCTCCCGAGAGTATCCACCCGAGGTCTATGGCGGAGCGGGGGTGCACGTCGCGGAACTGGTCAAGGCCCTCAGGACGAGCGTCGATGTCATCGTGCGTGCCTTCGGAGAGCCGCGGCAGGAGGCCGGGGTCTTCTCCTACGGCACACCGGCAGGCCTAGCGGATGCCAATCCCGCGCTGAAGACGCTCGGCACCGATCTCGAGATCGCCAACGATGTCTTCGGCGCCGACGTGGTGCACTCGCACACGTGGTACGCGAATGCCGCCGGCCAGATCGCCTCGCGACTGCACGGCATCCCTCACGTCGTCACCGCTCACAGCCTCGAGCCCCTGAGGCCGTGGAAGGCAGAGCAGCTCGGCGGTGGATATCGCCTGTCGAGTTGGATCGAGAAGACCTCGTTCGAGAGTGCCGACGCCGTCATCGCCGTCAGCCACGGCATGCGGGCCGACATTCTGCGCAGCTACCCGTCGCTCGACCCCGAGAAGGTCAGCGTGGTCTACAACGGCATCGACCTCGAAAAATGGCACCCGGTCGAGGACGACGACGTGCTGCGCGAGCTCGGAATCGAACCCGACCGTCCCACGGTGGTCTTCGTCGGCCGCATCACACGGCAGAAGGGGCTTCCCTACTTGCTGAGGGCCATCGAGCGTCTCTCGCCCGATGTGCAGGTCGTGCTCTGCGCCGGAGCCCCCGACACCCCGGAGATCCTCGAAGAGGTGGCGAGCGGCGTTCGCGAGCTGCAGAAGACGAGGTCCGGAATCGTCTGGATCGACAGGCTGCTCGACCAGCGTTCCCTGTCCGTCGTCCTGACGAGCGCGACGGTATTCGTCTGCCCCTCGGTCTACGAGCCGCTCGGCATCGTGAATCTCGAGGCCATGGCCTGCGGCCTCCCTGTCGTGGGAACCGCGACCGGAGGCATCCCCGAGGTTGTGGACGACGGCGTGACAGGTGTGCTCGTTCCGATCGACCAGGTGCAGGACGGCACGGGAACCCCGGTCGATTCCGAGCAGTTCGTTGCGGACCTCGCCGATGGACTGACACGCGTTCTCGCAGATCGAGATGAAGCACACGCCATGGGTCTTGCCGGACGCCTACGGGCGCAGCGGGAGTTCAGCTGGCATCAAATCGCCATCGAGACCGAACGTATCTACCGGTCCCTGCTCTGA
- a CDS encoding glucose-1-phosphate adenylyltransferase — translation MAASKKIFGIVLAGGEGKRLMPLTADRAKPGVPFGGSYRLIDFALSNLVNSGLRQIVVLTQYKSHSLDRHVSQTWRLPMMLDSYVASVPAQQRLGKRWFAGSADAILQSLNLIGDERPDIVVVVGADHVYRMDFEQMVAAHIESGLGATVAAIRQPIELSDQFGVIQTSDDDPTKISEFLEKPTDAKGLLDSPGEVLASMGNYVFDADMLIEAVIRDGEKPDSSHDMGGDIIPDFVARGLAGVYDLQRNEVPGATDRDRYYWRDVGTIDSFYDAHQDLISALPIFNLYNREWPIFTQQLNSPPAKFVRDAKGNSGTTLGSLVSLGCLISGARVEGSVIGPWSTIESEALVQDSVLFDRVHIEPGAVVRRAILDKNVVVAAGAQVGIDAERDRERGFTVTESGITVVGKGIRVEP, via the coding sequence ATGGCAGCATCGAAGAAGATATTCGGCATCGTCCTGGCTGGTGGAGAAGGCAAGCGCCTCATGCCCCTGACCGCAGACCGTGCCAAGCCCGGAGTTCCGTTCGGCGGCAGCTATCGCCTCATCGACTTCGCCCTCTCGAACCTCGTGAACTCGGGACTTCGTCAGATCGTCGTCCTCACCCAGTACAAGTCGCACAGCCTCGACCGCCACGTGTCGCAGACGTGGCGCCTGCCGATGATGCTCGACTCTTACGTCGCCTCCGTGCCTGCGCAGCAGCGTCTCGGTAAGCGGTGGTTCGCCGGATCGGCCGATGCCATCCTGCAGAGCCTCAACCTCATCGGCGACGAGCGTCCTGACATCGTCGTGGTTGTCGGCGCCGATCACGTGTATCGCATGGACTTCGAACAGATGGTCGCCGCCCACATCGAGTCGGGTCTTGGCGCCACCGTTGCGGCCATTCGCCAGCCGATCGAGCTGTCCGATCAGTTCGGGGTCATCCAGACATCAGACGACGACCCGACGAAGATCTCCGAGTTCCTCGAGAAGCCCACAGACGCGAAGGGCCTTCTCGACTCCCCCGGCGAGGTCCTCGCCTCGATGGGCAACTACGTCTTCGATGCCGACATGCTCATCGAGGCCGTCATCCGCGACGGCGAGAAGCCCGACTCCAGCCACGACATGGGTGGCGACATCATTCCCGACTTCGTTGCACGGGGCCTTGCAGGCGTGTACGACCTGCAGCGCAATGAGGTGCCGGGGGCGACCGACAGAGATCGTTACTACTGGCGAGACGTGGGAACGATCGACTCGTTCTACGACGCGCACCAGGATCTGATCTCGGCGCTGCCGATCTTCAATCTGTATAACCGTGAATGGCCGATCTTCACCCAGCAGTTGAACTCGCCTCCCGCGAAGTTCGTGCGCGACGCCAAGGGCAACTCGGGCACGACGCTCGGCTCACTCGTCTCCCTCGGGTGCCTCATCTCTGGTGCCAGGGTCGAGGGCAGTGTGATCGGCCCCTGGTCGACCATCGAATCCGAGGCGCTGGTGCAGGATTCGGTGCTGTTCGACCGGGTGCACATCGAGCCGGGTGCTGTCGTGAGGCGGGCTATTCTTGACAAGAACGTGGTCGTTGCGGCCGGTGCCCAAGTGGGCATCGACGCCGAGCGGGATCGAGAACGCGGGTTCACCGTGACGGAATCCGGTATCACGGTCGTCGGAAAGGGAATCCGCGTAGAGCCATGA
- the serB gene encoding phosphoserine phosphatase SerB, giving the protein MYDDLREDSSNGVAQVGRFLVVLDVDSTLIENEVIEMLAEAAGSLAEVAEITERAMCGELDFEQSLRSRVATLRGLPVASFVDIASGIRLTEGAQEMIDVLHANDSVVGVVSGGFHELIDDLAERIGLDFWRANRLGAEDGLLTGGICGPVIDAGAKAAALSEWAADRGIPLSRTVAVGDGANDIEMMATAALSVAFDARPLVRQTANVAIGTRDLRQVLPLLGLRG; this is encoded by the coding sequence ATGTACGACGACCTTCGAGAAGATTCATCGAATGGAGTCGCGCAGGTTGGCCGATTTCTCGTTGTGCTCGACGTGGACTCGACACTCATCGAGAACGAGGTCATTGAGATGCTCGCCGAGGCCGCCGGCAGTCTGGCAGAGGTCGCGGAGATCACAGAGCGCGCCATGTGCGGGGAGCTCGACTTCGAGCAGAGCCTGCGCTCTCGCGTGGCTACCCTCCGCGGGCTTCCCGTCGCCAGCTTCGTCGACATCGCCTCCGGCATCCGGCTGACCGAGGGTGCGCAGGAGATGATCGACGTGCTGCACGCCAACGACAGCGTGGTCGGAGTCGTCTCAGGTGGCTTTCACGAGCTCATCGACGATCTGGCCGAACGGATCGGCCTCGACTTCTGGCGTGCGAACAGGCTCGGGGCAGAAGACGGTCTCCTCACCGGTGGTATTTGCGGACCGGTCATCGACGCGGGGGCCAAGGCAGCAGCACTCAGCGAGTGGGCCGCCGATCGGGGTATTCCCCTCTCGCGGACCGTCGCCGTCGGTGACGGAGCCAACGACATCGAGATGATGGCGACCGCCGCGCTGTCGGTCGCGTTCGATGCGCGGCCCCTCGTTCGCCAGACGGCGAACGTCGCCATCGGCACACGGGATCTCCGGCAGGTCCTCCCCTTATTGGGCCTTCGCGGGTAG
- the fabG gene encoding 3-oxoacyl-ACP reductase FabG — MSTARTVLITGGNRGIGFSLAEEFIAQGHRVAVTARSGQGPEGSLTVQADVTDAASIDRAFTEVEAALGPIEVLVANAGVTKDTLLLRMSEEDFTSVIDTNLSGAFRIIKRASKGMLKARFGRIILISSVAGLYGSAGQVNYSSSKSGLVGMARSITRELGARGITANVVAPGIIETDMTAELPEATLADYLKSIPVGRFAAPQEVARVVAWLASDDAGYISGAVIPVDGGLGMGH; from the coding sequence ATGTCAACAGCACGCACCGTACTCATCACCGGCGGAAACCGCGGAATCGGCTTTTCACTGGCCGAAGAGTTCATCGCCCAGGGGCACCGTGTCGCCGTGACCGCTCGGTCCGGTCAAGGGCCGGAGGGCAGCCTCACGGTGCAGGCCGACGTCACGGACGCCGCATCCATCGATCGCGCCTTCACCGAGGTCGAGGCCGCGCTGGGTCCGATCGAGGTTCTGGTCGCAAATGCCGGAGTCACGAAAGACACCCTCCTGCTTCGCATGAGCGAGGAGGACTTCACATCGGTCATCGACACGAACCTGTCCGGTGCTTTCCGCATCATCAAGCGCGCTTCCAAGGGGATGCTCAAGGCGCGGTTCGGTCGCATAATCCTGATCTCGAGCGTCGCCGGCCTCTACGGCTCGGCGGGTCAGGTCAACTACTCCAGCTCGAAGAGCGGGCTCGTCGGCATGGCACGCTCGATAACCCGTGAGCTCGGCGCCCGTGGCATCACGGCCAACGTGGTGGCTCCGGGCATCATCGAGACAGACATGACGGCCGAACTGCCCGAGGCCACACTCGCCGATTACCTCAAGTCCATCCCCGTCGGTCGGTTCGCCGCTCCGCAGGAGGTCGCCCGGGTCGTCGCCTGGCTGGCTTCGGACGACGCCGGCTACATCTCGGGCGCGGTCATCCCCGTCGACGGCGGACTGGGAATGGGCCACTAG
- a CDS encoding DUF3099 domain-containing protein: MKQQSITDLPPSPGDERHTRMVKYAIAMTVRVICIVLMLFLQGWWLVLPAIGAIVLPYFAVILASVGSPTKSVANRPGGVVALPGSRAPRDFGGRPE; this comes from the coding sequence ATGAAACAGCAGTCGATCACTGACCTTCCCCCCTCCCCGGGCGATGAGCGTCACACCCGCATGGTGAAGTACGCCATCGCCATGACCGTTCGCGTCATCTGCATCGTGCTCATGCTGTTCTTGCAGGGCTGGTGGCTGGTTCTTCCCGCTATCGGCGCCATCGTCCTTCCCTACTTCGCCGTCATCCTCGCGAGTGTCGGCTCCCCCACGAAGTCGGTGGCCAACCGGCCAGGGGGTGTGGTCGCCCTCCCGGGTTCTCGAGCTCCCCGGGACTTCGGCGGTCGTCCGGAATGA
- a CDS encoding CHY zinc finger protein, protein MKVWGQTVDDETRCVHYRSEKDIIAIKFTCCRRYYPCHLCHAEAETHRALQWPIEERGTRAILCGACSEELSIDDYLTTDRCPSCSALFNERCSLHAHLYFEM, encoded by the coding sequence GTGAAAGTCTGGGGCCAGACCGTAGACGACGAAACGCGTTGCGTGCACTACCGGTCAGAGAAAGACATCATCGCCATCAAATTCACCTGCTGCCGCCGGTACTACCCGTGTCATCTCTGTCACGCAGAAGCGGAGACCCATCGGGCCCTTCAGTGGCCCATCGAAGAGCGCGGTACCAGGGCAATTCTGTGCGGGGCGTGCTCGGAGGAGCTCTCGATCGACGACTATCTCACAACGGATCGTTGCCCTTCCTGCTCTGCGCTCTTCAATGAACGCTGCAGTCTGCACGCCCACCTGTACTTCGAGATGTAG
- a CDS encoding energy-coupling factor transporter transmembrane protein EcfT yields the protein MISMYRSGTSLVHRLPTGIKLISFLGVSLVIATTVTNPWHIVAALTFVMAAYALAGLDVRVMTDQVLAVRWVILFMLVPQLLFLPAHVAVTNTARVALIVVLAALFSITTRIPDLLDAAERALAPLRRFGVRPESVALTFALTITSVPVLAGFASTIRDAQRARGIPAHRVSFAVPLLIMSLRHADDLADAISARGIEQ from the coding sequence ATGATCAGCATGTACCGGTCGGGGACGAGTCTTGTCCACCGGCTGCCGACGGGTATCAAGCTGATCAGCTTCCTCGGTGTGTCTCTCGTCATAGCCACGACAGTCACCAACCCATGGCACATCGTCGCGGCGCTGACATTCGTGATGGCTGCATATGCGTTGGCCGGGCTCGATGTTCGGGTGATGACAGATCAGGTTCTCGCCGTGAGGTGGGTCATCCTCTTCATGCTCGTGCCCCAACTGCTCTTTCTCCCCGCTCACGTCGCCGTCACCAATACGGCGCGAGTGGCGTTGATCGTCGTCCTTGCGGCCCTGTTCAGCATCACGACACGCATCCCTGACCTTCTCGATGCTGCGGAACGTGCCTTGGCACCGCTCCGTAGATTCGGCGTTCGCCCCGAGAGTGTTGCGCTCACGTTCGCCCTGACCATCACGTCCGTTCCTGTTCTCGCGGGTTTCGCCTCGACGATCAGGGATGCGCAGCGGGCCCGTGGCATTCCAGCTCACCGTGTGAGCTTCGCCGTCCCCCTCCTCATCATGTCGCTGAGGCACGCGGATGATCTCGCCGATGCCATCAGCGCAAGGGGAATCGAGCAGTGA
- a CDS encoding energy-coupling factor ABC transporter ATP-binding protein: protein MNSDRLISFRGVSVDFEQRNALRDVSVVLDQKRIAVIGSNGSGKSTFARLLNGLASSSRGYVRVHGLDPVRQARLLRRRVGFIFSNPDSQIVMPTVAEDIAFSLRGRHLTRAEVDRRVSLVADSHGLAGLEDSPAHSLSGGQKQLLALSSVLITEPQLIVADEPTALLDAANTRRISAHLLDEMPQQLVLVTHDLRLAERCDIALWFDEGQLVGCGDPRDVIADYERSHA, encoded by the coding sequence ATGAACTCTGACCGACTGATCTCCTTTCGCGGGGTTTCTGTAGATTTCGAGCAGAGAAACGCTCTGCGAGACGTCTCCGTCGTACTCGATCAGAAACGAATCGCGGTGATCGGATCCAATGGATCAGGCAAGTCGACATTCGCTCGACTACTCAACGGACTAGCCTCCTCGAGCCGCGGCTATGTGAGAGTCCATGGACTCGACCCGGTGCGACAGGCACGGTTGTTGCGGCGCCGTGTGGGATTCATCTTCAGCAATCCGGACAGTCAGATCGTGATGCCCACGGTCGCCGAAGACATCGCCTTTTCACTTCGCGGGAGACACTTGACACGCGCAGAGGTCGACAGACGCGTCTCGCTCGTGGCCGATTCTCATGGCCTCGCCGGCCTGGAGGACTCGCCCGCGCACAGCCTGTCTGGCGGCCAGAAACAATTGCTCGCTCTGAGCTCGGTTCTCATCACCGAGCCTCAGCTCATCGTCGCTGACGAACCGACCGCCCTGCTCGATGCAGCGAACACACGCCGCATCAGTGCTCACCTGCTCGACGAGATGCCCCAACAGCTGGTCCTCGTCACGCATGACCTGCGCCTCGCTGAACGGTGCGATATCGCACTGTGGTTCGACGAGGGGCAACTGGTCGGCTGTGGGGATCCGCGCGACGTCATCGCGGACTACGAGAGGAGCCACGCATGA